Proteins found in one Miscanthus floridulus cultivar M001 chromosome 4, ASM1932011v1, whole genome shotgun sequence genomic segment:
- the LOC136550778 gene encoding 4-coumarate--CoA ligase-like 5 codes for MPPSPSDPDIDPRSGYCAATRTFHSLRSPAPLPPPDLPLSFPAFALSFLPDPLPPSSRSALVDAGTGAAVPFPGFLSRTRVRLAAGDVAFVLAPAGVHVPVLYYALMAVGAVVSLAQYLQLAKGVWSYGDYIRFLPCCWRRRKRANWIRGPSFMGRPSEDCSSRNRGCPAAWCARVALGPRPFCNESVGYLGEKDSTSEILDNEGWLRTGDVCYTDQDGFIYIVDRLKELIKYKGYQVPPAELENLLQTHPDIDEAAVVPYPDDEAGELPVAFIVRRPGSRLHESHIKEFVAKQVVHYKRIYHVFLVDSIPKNATGKILRKDLAKLALWRISSKL; via the exons ATGCCGCCGTCTCCGTCCGACCCCGACATCGACCCGCGCAGCGGCTACTGCGCGGCCACGAGGACGTTCCACAGCCTGCGTTCGCCGGCGCCGCTACCTCCGCCGGACCTCCCGCTCTCCTTCCCGGCCTTCGCGCTGTCCTTCCTCCCCGACCCGCTGCCCCCGTCGTCCCGCTCAGCGCTCGTCGACGCTGGCACCGGGGCGGCCGTCCCGTTCCCGGGGTTCCTGTCCAGGACCCGCGTCCGCCTCGCCGCGGGCGACGTCGCCTTCGTCCTCGCGCCCGCGGGCGTCCACGTCCCCGTGCTCTACTACGCGCTCATGGCCGTCGGCGCCGTCGTAAGCCTTGCCCAG TATCTGCAATTGGCAAAAGGGGTATGGTCTTACGGAGACTACATCCGGTTTCTGCCGTGCTGTTGGAGACGAAGAAAGCGCGCGAATTGGATCCGTGGGCCGTCTTTTATGGGGCGCCCAAGCGAGGATTGTTCATCCAGAAACAGGGGCTGCCCTGCCGCCTGGTGTGCCAGGGTAGCTTTGGGTCCGAGGCCCTTTTGTAATGAAAG CGTAGGTTACCTTGGCGAGAAGGATTCTACATCCGAGATCTTGGACAATGAAGGATGGTTGAGGACAGGAGATGTTTGTTATACTGACCAAGACGGGTTCATTTACATTGTGGACAGGCTGAAAGAGTTAATTAAGTACAAAGGCTACCAG GTGCCTCCTGCAGAGCTCGAAAACCTGCTTCAGACACACCCCGATATCGATGAAGCCGCAGTTGTCCC ATACCCTGACGACGAGGCTGGAGAGTTGCCGGTAGCATTCATCGTGAGACGCCCAGGAAGTCGCTTGCACGAATCACACATCAAAGAGTTCGTCGCCAAACAG GTTGTGCACTACAAGCGGATCTACCATGTCTTTCTTGTGGATTCCATACCGAAAAATGCGACAGGTAAGATTCTACGGAAGGACCTGGCCAAGCTAGCATTGTGGCGTATCAGCTCCAAGCTATAG